In Alicyclobacillus vulcanalis, a single window of DNA contains:
- a CDS encoding methylglyoxal synthase, with protein sequence MNVALIAHDNKKDDMVNLAIAYQNILKHHNLFATGTTGRRIREATGLEVHCFQSGPYGGDQQIGAMVANDEMDLVIFLRDPLTAQPHDPDISALLRICDVHNVPLATNLAAAEVLVRAIEHGLAEFRPRDSRG encoded by the coding sequence ATGAACGTTGCCCTCATTGCCCACGACAACAAGAAGGACGACATGGTGAACCTGGCCATCGCGTATCAGAACATACTGAAGCACCACAACCTGTTCGCCACCGGAACCACAGGCCGGCGCATTCGAGAGGCGACGGGGCTTGAGGTCCACTGCTTCCAATCCGGCCCGTACGGAGGGGACCAACAGATTGGCGCCATGGTCGCCAACGACGAAATGGACCTCGTCATCTTCCTGAGGGACCCCCTCACGGCACAGCCGCACGATCCCGACATCTCCGCGCTTTTGCGCATCTGCGATGTTCACAACGTCCCGCTGGCCACCAACCTCGCCGCGGCAGAAGTCCTCGTGCGGGCCATCGAACACGGTCTGGCCGAGTTCCGGCCGCGCGACAGCCGGGGTTGA